Proteins encoded in a region of the Rutidosis leptorrhynchoides isolate AG116_Rl617_1_P2 chromosome 9, CSIRO_AGI_Rlap_v1, whole genome shotgun sequence genome:
- the LOC139868816 gene encoding uncharacterized protein: MDQNQYVVSEESLDDKKLSNVTVYQKLVDKLIYLTHTRSDIVVVVQCYFYALSFGITSQTCDACFKCLSSKGFVIGYRIFFGSSLISWKNKKHNTISRSFADSEYMTISIVTCEIIWIMKILNVLGVSGLTPVEVHCDSKPALLRGHVVRFDNSKGSSVTTPPEAFGTCRDP; encoded by the exons ATGGATCAAAATCAATATGTTGTTTCTGAGGAGTCTTTAGATGATAAGAAATTGAGTAATGTTACTGTTTATCAGAAGCTTGTTGACAAGCTCATATACTTGACTCATACTAGATCTGACATTGTAGTTGTGGTTCAATGTTACTTTTATGCATTGTCCTTTGGAATCACATCTCAAACTTGCGATGCATGTTTTAAG TGTTTATCTTCAAAGGGATTTGTAATTGGTTACCGTATCTTCTTTGGTTCTTCTCTAATCTCATGGAAGAATAAGAAACATAATACTATTTCAAGATCTTTTGCTGATTCTGAATACATGACTATTAGTATTGTTACTTGTGAGATAATTTGGATTATGAAAATTTTGAATGTGCTTGGTGTTAGTGGTTTAACTCCTGTTGAGGTTCATTGTGATAGTAAACCTGCACT ATTGAGGGGACATGTTGTAAG GTTcgacaattcaaaaggttcaagtgTAACGACCCCGCCCGAGGCCTTCGGGACGTGCCGTGATCCATAG